A stretch of Flavobacterium sp. N2270 DNA encodes these proteins:
- a CDS encoding HutD family protein, protein MKYKIISKKELITTTWQGGTTTELYIFPENSKYQEKNFGFRISTAQVLLKESIFTSLPNINRELMILDGSIEIFHEHQYSKIMNKFGTDSFKGEWKTSAKGICTDFNIMSNENYNCKIEVLSSNSKQKTTLKNLNEFLILYIYKGEAKVKILNESIKLENGAVFILKIKDSFEIYFTKKSQIIVSKINSK, encoded by the coding sequence ATGAAATATAAAATTATTTCTAAAAAAGAACTTATTACAACAACTTGGCAAGGCGGTACTACAACTGAATTATATATTTTCCCTGAAAATTCCAAATACCAAGAAAAAAATTTTGGGTTTAGGATAAGTACAGCTCAAGTTTTGCTTAAAGAATCAATTTTCACATCTTTACCGAATATTAATAGAGAATTGATGATTTTAGATGGCTCAATTGAAATTTTTCATGAACATCAGTATTCTAAAATAATGAATAAATTTGGTACTGATTCCTTTAAAGGAGAATGGAAAACTTCGGCTAAAGGAATTTGTACAGATTTTAATATAATGTCAAATGAAAATTATAATTGTAAAATTGAGGTTTTAAGTTCTAATTCTAAACAAAAAACTACTTTAAAAAATTTAAATGAATTCTTAATACTTTACATCTATAAAGGAGAAGCTAAAGTTAAAATTCTAAATGAATCTATTAAATTAGAAAATGGTGCTGTATTTATTTTAAAGATAAAAGATAGTTTTGAAATATACTTCACAAAAAAAAGTCAAATTATTGTTTCAAAAATAAATTCAAAATAA
- a CDS encoding ATP-dependent zinc protease, giving the protein MSKTIIGSREWCSLPQLGIELIKAKVDSGAKTTALHADNLTEFIKDGEEWVKFSLHPLKSRPDLIVNCEAKFIEKRIIKSSNGTKEERYVIETELLLGKDSYLIEVTLTNRKLMGFHMLLGRQAMNNRVLIDCEFRYLLGKPIL; this is encoded by the coding sequence ATGAGTAAAACAATTATTGGATCAAGAGAGTGGTGTTCTTTACCACAATTAGGCATTGAATTAATAAAAGCTAAAGTTGATTCTGGAGCTAAAACAACTGCATTACATGCAGACAATTTAACTGAATTTATTAAAGATGGGGAAGAATGGGTTAAATTTTCTTTACACCCACTAAAATCTAGACCAGATTTAATTGTGAATTGTGAAGCTAAATTTATTGAAAAAAGGATCATAAAAAGTTCAAATGGAACCAAGGAAGAGCGTTATGTAATTGAAACTGAACTCTTATTAGGTAAAGACTCTTACCTAATTGAAGTAACGCTTACTAATAGAAAGTTAATGGGTTTTCATATGTTATTAGGAAGACAAGCTATGAACAACAGAGTGTTGATTGATTGTGAATTTAGATACCTATTAGGCAAACCTATTTTATAA
- a CDS encoding ATP-dependent Clp protease ATP-binding subunit, giving the protein MDDNFSPRVKEVISYSKEEALRLGHDFIGTEHLMLGLLREGQGKAMAILNNMAVDFMHLRNKVEILSPANTTDIQNNDKKNLHLTRQAERALKTTFLEAKLYNSTLISTAHLLLCILRNENDPTTKLLNKLKIDYESVKDQYSTMMTNENDYIENLPKAESFNDDSSQEETPKDAGFNNPTSGNKSTKKSKTPVLDNFGRDLTEMAEQGKLDPVVGREKEIERVSQILSRRKKNNPLLIGEPGVGKSAIAEGLALRITQRKVSRVLFNKRVVTLDLASLVAGTKYRGQFEERMKAVMNELEKNDDIILFIDEIHTIVGAGGATGSLDASNMFKPALARGEIQCVGATTLDEYRQYIEKDGALERRFQKVIIEPTSIEETITILNNIKGKYEEHHTVTYTPEAIEACVKLTSRYMTDRFLPDKAIDALDEAGSRVHITNIDVPKQIIELERQLEDVRELKTTVVKKQKYEEAAKLRDDEKKIEKELAIAQEKWEEDAKSNRITVTEDNVADVVSMMTGIPVNRIAQTESNKLAHLPELIKGKVIGQDEAVEKVAKAIQRNRAGLKDPNKPIGSFIFLGQTGVGKTQLAKVIAKELFDSEDTLVRIDMSEYMEKFAISRLVGAPPGYVGYEEGGQLTEKVRRKPYSVVLLDEIEKAHPDVFNMMLQVLDDGHLTDSLGRKIDFRNTIIIMTSNVGARQLKDFGQGVGFGTSAKTAQADDHSKGIIENALKKAFAPEFLNRIDDVVVFNALEKEDIDKIIDIEMAKLYLRVKDLGYHLSLSENAKDYIAEKGFDKQFGARPLKRAIQKYVEDALAEEIITSKIHEGDEIFMDLDDESKELKISIKKAKKPTE; this is encoded by the coding sequence ATGGACGATAATTTTTCACCAAGAGTTAAAGAGGTGATTTCTTATAGTAAGGAAGAAGCTTTAAGGCTAGGACACGATTTTATAGGAACAGAACACTTAATGCTGGGCTTACTTAGAGAAGGTCAAGGTAAAGCTATGGCTATTTTAAATAACATGGCTGTTGATTTTATGCACCTAAGAAATAAGGTCGAAATTTTAAGTCCTGCAAACACAACTGATATTCAAAACAACGATAAAAAAAACCTCCATTTAACGAGGCAGGCTGAAAGAGCTTTAAAAACTACTTTTTTAGAAGCAAAACTTTATAATAGTACACTTATAAGTACAGCTCATTTATTACTTTGTATTTTAAGAAACGAAAATGATCCTACGACTAAGTTACTTAATAAACTTAAAATTGATTACGAAAGCGTTAAAGACCAATATTCTACAATGATGACAAACGAAAATGACTATATAGAAAATCTTCCCAAAGCTGAATCTTTTAACGATGATTCTAGTCAAGAAGAAACTCCAAAAGATGCTGGTTTTAACAACCCAACTAGCGGAAATAAAAGTACAAAAAAATCTAAAACACCCGTTTTGGATAATTTTGGAAGAGATTTAACAGAAATGGCCGAACAAGGTAAGCTTGATCCTGTAGTTGGTCGTGAAAAAGAAATTGAAAGAGTTTCTCAAATTTTAAGTAGAAGAAAGAAAAACAACCCACTCTTAATAGGTGAACCTGGAGTTGGTAAATCTGCTATAGCAGAAGGCTTAGCTTTACGAATTACCCAAAGAAAAGTTTCTCGTGTTTTATTTAACAAGCGAGTAGTTACATTAGACTTAGCAAGTTTAGTTGCTGGAACTAAATATCGTGGACAGTTTGAAGAACGCATGAAAGCTGTAATGAATGAATTAGAGAAAAATGACGACATTATTTTATTTATTGATGAAATTCACACTATTGTTGGTGCTGGTGGAGCAACTGGCTCTCTAGACGCATCAAACATGTTCAAACCTGCTTTAGCAAGAGGAGAAATTCAATGTGTTGGAGCAACAACTTTAGACGAATACCGTCAATATATAGAGAAAGACGGAGCTTTAGAAAGACGATTTCAAAAAGTAATTATTGAACCTACTTCAATTGAAGAAACAATTACTATTCTTAATAACATTAAAGGGAAATACGAAGAACACCATACAGTTACTTATACCCCAGAAGCTATTGAAGCTTGTGTTAAATTGACAAGTAGATACATGACTGATCGTTTCCTTCCAGACAAAGCTATTGATGCTTTAGATGAAGCTGGTTCAAGAGTTCACATTACAAATATCGATGTTCCAAAGCAAATCATTGAGTTAGAGAGACAACTTGAAGATGTAAGAGAATTAAAAACTACTGTAGTTAAAAAACAGAAGTATGAAGAAGCTGCAAAACTCAGAGACGACGAAAAGAAAATTGAAAAGGAACTAGCTATTGCTCAAGAAAAATGGGAAGAAGACGCTAAAAGCAATAGAATTACTGTAACCGAAGATAATGTTGCTGATGTAGTATCAATGATGACAGGAATTCCTGTGAATAGAATTGCACAAACAGAAAGTAACAAATTGGCGCATTTACCTGAATTAATTAAAGGAAAAGTTATCGGTCAAGATGAAGCTGTTGAAAAAGTTGCAAAAGCTATTCAAAGAAATCGTGCAGGTTTAAAAGATCCAAACAAACCCATTGGATCATTCATATTTTTAGGGCAAACTGGTGTTGGAAAAACACAATTAGCTAAAGTAATTGCTAAAGAATTATTCGACTCTGAAGACACTTTAGTTAGAATTGATATGAGTGAATACATGGAAAAATTTGCAATTTCTAGATTAGTTGGTGCACCTCCAGGATATGTAGGCTATGAAGAAGGCGGACAATTAACAGAAAAAGTAAGAAGAAAACCATACAGTGTAGTACTTTTAGATGAAATTGAAAAAGCACATCCAGATGTATTTAATATGATGCTTCAAGTTTTAGATGACGGGCATTTAACTGACAGTTTAGGTCGTAAAATAGATTTTAGAAATACTATTATTATTATGACTTCAAATGTTGGAGCACGTCAATTAAAAGATTTCGGTCAAGGTGTTGGTTTTGGAACGTCTGCAAAAACAGCACAAGCAGATGATCATTCTAAAGGAATTATTGAAAATGCACTTAAGAAAGCATTTGCTCCTGAATTTTTAAATAGAATTGATGACGTAGTAGTATTCAATGCTTTAGAAAAAGAAGATATTGATAAAATTATCGATATTGAAATGGCTAAACTTTATTTAAGAGTTAAAGATTTAGGCTATCATTTATCTTTATCTGAAAATGCAAAAGATTATATTGCAGAAAAAGGTTTTGATAAGCAATTTGGAGCTAGACCTTTAAAAAGAGCTATACAAAAATATGTAGAAGACGCTCTTGCTGAAGAAATAATTACTTCTAAAATTCATGAAGGTGATGAAATTTTCATGGATTTAGATGATGAATCAAAAGAGTTAAAAATTTCAATTAAAAAAGCTAAAAAACCTACTGAATAG
- the gyrA gene encoding DNA gyrase subunit A — translation MSDGEKLISINIEDEMKSAYIDYSMSVIVSRALPDVRDGLKPVHRRVLFGMHELGVFSNRAHKKSARIVGEVLGKYHPHGDTSVYDAMVRMAQEWSLRYMMVDGQGNFGSVDGDSPAAMRYTEARMRKISEDMMADLEKETVDFQLNFDDTLEEPTVMPTKIPTLLINGASGIAVGMATNMAPHNLSEVIDGILAYIDNNDIEIDELMTHIKAPDFPTGGIIYGYEGVREAFKTGRGRIVMRAKARFEESNNREAIIVTEIPYQVNKADMIKKTADLINDKKIEGISTIRDESDRNGMRIVYELKRDAVPNVVLNTLYKYTQLQSSFSVNNIALVNGRPQMLNLKELIHYFVEHRHDVVVRRAQYELRKAEERAHILEGLIIASDNIDEVIALIRSSKDGEEARAKLIERFNLSEIQARAIVEMRLRQLTGLEQDKLRAEYEEIMKLIAHLKELLASKEMRAQLIKDELAEVKEKYGDERRSVIEYAGGDVSIEDLIADEQVVITISHAGYIKRTSLTEYKTQNRGGVGQKSAATRDQDFLEHLFVATNHQYLMFFTQKGKCYWMRVFEIPEGTKSSKGRAIQNLINIENDDKVKAYICTQDLKDEEYVNNHFVIMATKQGQVKKTPLEQYSRPRQNGINAITIKDNDELLEAKLTTGNSHVLLAVKSGKLVRFEESKTRPMGRTASGVRGITLANDKDELIGMVAIDENDINDSQILVVTENGYGKRTKLVDEDGEDVYRVTNRGGKGVKTLNLTEKTGSLISINGVTDEDDLMIINKSGLTIRMEISDLRVMGRATQGVRLINIKGNDSIAAVTKVLREEEDEEVTEDIEGEVLDENQSEEEASSDDDSQE, via the coding sequence ATGTCTGACGGAGAAAAGTTAATTTCGATTAACATTGAAGACGAAATGAAGTCAGCTTACATTGATTATTCAATGTCAGTTATTGTATCGAGAGCACTTCCAGATGTAAGAGATGGTTTGAAGCCTGTACATCGTAGAGTTTTATTTGGAATGCATGAATTAGGAGTTTTTTCAAATAGAGCTCATAAAAAATCAGCAAGAATTGTAGGAGAAGTGCTAGGAAAGTATCATCCACATGGAGATACTTCGGTTTATGATGCCATGGTTCGTATGGCTCAAGAATGGAGTTTGCGTTATATGATGGTTGATGGTCAAGGTAACTTTGGCTCAGTTGATGGTGATAGCCCGGCAGCGATGCGTTATACAGAGGCTCGTATGCGTAAAATATCGGAAGATATGATGGCTGATTTAGAGAAAGAAACAGTTGATTTTCAATTGAATTTTGATGATACTTTAGAAGAGCCAACAGTAATGCCAACCAAAATACCTACCTTATTAATTAATGGTGCATCTGGTATTGCAGTAGGTATGGCTACAAATATGGCTCCACATAACTTATCAGAGGTTATTGATGGTATTTTAGCTTATATTGATAATAACGATATTGAAATTGATGAGTTAATGACTCATATTAAAGCTCCCGATTTTCCAACTGGAGGAATTATTTATGGTTATGAAGGTGTTCGTGAAGCTTTTAAAACAGGTCGTGGACGTATTGTTATGCGTGCAAAAGCTCGTTTTGAAGAAAGTAATAATAGAGAAGCAATTATTGTAACGGAAATCCCTTATCAAGTGAATAAGGCCGATATGATAAAGAAAACAGCCGATTTAATTAACGATAAAAAAATTGAAGGTATTTCTACTATTCGTGATGAGTCAGATAGGAATGGAATGCGTATAGTTTATGAACTTAAACGCGACGCTGTACCAAATGTAGTTTTAAATACACTTTATAAATATACTCAACTTCAATCTTCATTTAGTGTAAATAATATTGCATTAGTAAATGGAAGACCACAAATGCTGAATCTAAAAGAATTGATTCATTATTTTGTTGAACATAGACATGATGTCGTAGTAAGAAGAGCACAATACGAATTAAGAAAAGCTGAAGAACGCGCTCATATTTTAGAAGGATTAATTATTGCTTCAGATAATATTGATGAAGTAATAGCGTTAATCCGTTCATCTAAAGATGGTGAAGAAGCAAGAGCTAAATTAATTGAAAGATTTAATTTATCTGAAATTCAAGCTCGTGCAATTGTTGAAATGCGTTTAAGACAATTAACAGGTCTTGAACAAGATAAACTTCGTGCAGAATACGAAGAAATTATGAAGTTAATTGCTCATTTAAAAGAGTTATTAGCAAGTAAAGAAATGAGAGCTCAGCTAATTAAAGATGAATTGGCTGAAGTAAAAGAAAAATACGGAGACGAAAGACGCTCTGTAATTGAATATGCTGGTGGAGATGTAAGTATTGAAGATTTAATTGCCGATGAACAAGTAGTTATTACTATTTCACATGCCGGTTATATCAAAAGAACTTCATTAACAGAATATAAAACACAAAATAGAGGAGGGGTTGGGCAAAAAAGTGCTGCTACAAGAGATCAAGATTTCTTAGAACACTTATTTGTAGCAACAAATCATCAATATTTAATGTTCTTTACTCAAAAAGGTAAATGTTATTGGATGCGTGTTTTTGAAATTCCGGAAGGAACAAAATCAAGTAAAGGTAGAGCAATTCAAAATCTTATAAATATTGAAAACGATGATAAAGTTAAAGCTTACATCTGTACACAAGATTTAAAAGATGAAGAATATGTAAATAATCACTTTGTGATTATGGCTACAAAACAAGGTCAGGTTAAGAAAACGCCACTTGAACAATATTCTCGTCCACGCCAAAATGGAATCAATGCTATTACTATTAAAGATAATGATGAGTTATTAGAAGCTAAATTAACAACAGGTAATAGTCATGTTTTACTTGCTGTTAAATCTGGTAAATTAGTTCGATTTGAAGAAAGTAAAACAAGACCAATGGGTAGAACAGCATCTGGAGTAAGAGGTATTACCTTAGCGAATGATAAAGATGAACTTATTGGAATGGTTGCAATTGATGAAAATGACATTAATGACTCTCAAATTTTAGTTGTAACTGAAAATGGATATGGTAAACGAACCAAATTAGTTGACGAAGATGGAGAAGATGTTTATCGTGTAACAAATCGAGGAGGGAAAGGTGTTAAAACTCTTAATTTAACCGAAAAAACAGGTTCTTTAATTTCAATTAATGGTGTTACAGATGAAGACGATTTAATGATTATCAATAAATCTGGTTTAACAATTAGGATGGAAATTTCTGACTTACGTGTTATGGGTAGAGCAACACAAGGAGTTCGTTTAATTAACATTAAAGGAAACGATTCAATCGCTGCTGTTACTAAAGTTCTTCGTGAAGAAGAAGATGAAGAAGTTACTGAAGACATTGAAGGAGAAGTTTTAGATGAAAATCAATCTGAAGAAGAAGCTTCTTCTGATGATGATTCTCAAGAATAA
- a CDS encoding tetratricopeptide repeat protein — protein sequence MKKILLSLVLLSSVATFAQKDELKTLNKISSKSNISEKDYKSYLDALSSLKEIATLDADKDEYTFYNSYSPIVHVSSLGQKINSTVLLQILNDENYASYLKIANDSSNPNFEKIRQGNTILLPLIRDYAFKMNSESNFDNAAFFFYNIYKLDKKDGQSLENASILAVQAKNYKMAEKYYRELYESDYTGSGTFYYATNKMNQAEEKFSTARERDIFIKAGSHTMPREEKILSKKDEYIKAVAMLAAQNGDIDNAKKAYTEAKKFDIKDVPFLLDEANLYYQSKDYVTYEKLLNDILVFEPNNVNVNTSLGYAALLPEGKIVEEINASTAPSQRAKYDKLLEERKGLFKKALPYFEKAYKFDSENVDIKNILRTCYEALGMKDKATTIK from the coding sequence ATGAAAAAAATATTATTAAGTTTAGTACTGTTGTCATCAGTAGCTACTTTTGCTCAAAAAGATGAGTTAAAAACATTAAATAAAATATCTAGTAAGTCTAATATTTCAGAGAAAGATTACAAATCTTATCTTGATGCTTTATCAAGTTTAAAAGAAATTGCAACTTTAGATGCAGACAAAGATGAGTATACTTTTTATAATAGCTATTCACCAATAGTTCATGTAAGCTCTTTAGGACAAAAAATTAATTCAACAGTTTTACTTCAAATATTAAACGATGAGAATTATGCTTCATATTTAAAAATTGCAAACGATAGTTCAAATCCAAATTTTGAAAAAATTAGACAAGGAAATACAATTTTATTACCTCTTATAAGAGATTATGCCTTTAAAATGAATTCAGAATCTAATTTTGATAATGCAGCATTTTTTTTCTATAACATATATAAGTTAGATAAAAAAGACGGTCAAAGTTTAGAGAATGCTTCAATTTTAGCTGTTCAAGCTAAAAATTATAAAATGGCTGAAAAATATTATAGAGAATTATATGAGAGTGATTACACAGGTAGTGGAACATTTTATTATGCGACAAATAAAATGAATCAAGCTGAAGAAAAATTTTCAACAGCAAGAGAAAGAGATATTTTTATTAAAGCGGGTTCTCATACAATGCCTAGAGAAGAGAAAATTCTATCAAAAAAAGATGAATATATTAAAGCTGTTGCTATGTTAGCTGCTCAAAATGGAGATATTGATAACGCTAAGAAAGCTTATACTGAAGCAAAAAAATTCGATATAAAAGATGTTCCATTTTTATTAGACGAGGCAAATTTATACTATCAGTCAAAAGATTATGTTACTTATGAAAAACTATTAAATGATATTTTAGTATTTGAACCAAATAATGTAAATGTAAATACAAGTTTAGGTTATGCCGCTTTATTGCCTGAAGGTAAAATTGTTGAAGAAATAAATGCATCTACGGCTCCAAGTCAAAGAGCTAAGTACGATAAATTATTAGAAGAAAGAAAAGGTTTATTTAAAAAAGCACTTCCTTATTTTGAAAAAGCTTATAAATTTGATTCAGAAAATGTTGATATAAAAAACATTTTGAGAACCTGTTATGAAGCTCTAGGAATGAAAGATAAAGCTACTACAATAAAATAA
- a CDS encoding C40 family peptidase, producing MFGICNLSIVPVRFEPSDISEQVSQLLFGEHFTILEQEKKWTKIEIAFDNYIGWIDNKQYTIIGEEQFNYLNNAPIILNNDLIEYISTPNNLLTPISLGASLSFLENEQINTSNYTFEGIKICGKKEKENLVKTAFMYLNSPYLWGGKTPFGIDCSGFTQMVYKINGYKLLRDASQQATQGDALSFIEESEPGDLAFFDNDEGNITHVGIMMNDNYIIHASGKVRIDRLDHLGIYNVDTGRHTHKLRVIKKII from the coding sequence ATGTTCGGAATTTGTAATCTTTCTATAGTTCCTGTTCGATTTGAACCTTCAGATATAAGCGAGCAAGTTTCTCAACTTTTATTTGGAGAGCACTTTACAATTTTAGAACAAGAAAAAAAATGGACTAAAATTGAAATTGCATTTGATAATTATATTGGATGGATTGATAATAAACAATATACTATCATTGGCGAAGAGCAGTTTAATTATTTAAATAATGCTCCAATTATTTTAAATAACGATTTAATTGAATACATTTCTACTCCAAATAATTTGCTTACCCCTATTTCATTAGGTGCTTCTTTATCATTTTTAGAAAATGAACAAATTAATACATCAAATTATACTTTTGAAGGTATTAAAATTTGTGGTAAAAAGGAGAAAGAAAATCTTGTTAAAACCGCATTTATGTATTTAAACTCTCCCTATTTATGGGGAGGAAAAACACCTTTTGGAATAGATTGTTCTGGTTTTACGCAAATGGTTTATAAAATTAATGGTTATAAACTCTTAAGAGATGCTTCTCAACAAGCAACTCAAGGTGATGCATTAAGTTTTATTGAGGAAAGTGAACCTGGAGATTTAGCTTTTTTTGATAATGATGAAGGAAATATTACACATGTAGGAATTATGATGAATGACAATTATATTATTCATGCTTCTGGAAAAGTTAGAATTGATAGATTAGATCATCTAGGAATTTACAATGTAGATACAGGAAGACATACACACAAACTAAGAGTTATTAAAAAAATAATATAA
- a CDS encoding acetyl-CoA C-acyltransferase, with protein sequence MSKKVVIVSAVRTPIGSFMGALSTVPATKLGAAAIKGALNRINLDPNKVDEVLMGNVVQAGNGQAPARQAAIYAGLPNTVPCTTINKVCASGMKAVMQGAQAIMSGDAEVIVAGGMENMSLIPHYVHMRNGVKFGPTSLVDGMQKDGLVDAYDNNAMGVAADLCASEHKISREDQDNFAIQSYKRSANAWDAGKFDSEIVPVEVPQRRGDAIIVSRDEEYTNVKLDKIPALNAVFTKEGTVTAANASTINDGAAALVLMSEEKANELGLKPLAYIKSYADAAHEPVWFTTAPSKALPIALKKANLSISDVDFFEFNEAFSVVGLANAKILGLANDKINVNGGAVSLGHPLGCSGARIIVTLINVLEQNNAKIGAAAICNGGGGASAIVIEKA encoded by the coding sequence ATGAGTAAGAAAGTTGTAATTGTATCTGCTGTTAGAACTCCAATAGGAAGTTTCATGGGTGCTTTATCTACTGTTCCAGCAACTAAACTTGGTGCAGCAGCAATAAAAGGTGCTTTAAATAGAATTAATTTAGACCCAAATAAAGTTGATGAAGTTTTAATGGGTAATGTTGTTCAGGCAGGAAACGGACAAGCTCCGGCAAGACAAGCAGCGATTTACGCAGGATTACCAAATACAGTACCTTGTACAACAATTAACAAAGTTTGTGCTAGCGGTATGAAAGCTGTAATGCAAGGAGCACAAGCTATTATGAGTGGAGATGCAGAAGTTATTGTAGCTGGTGGAATGGAAAACATGAGTCTTATTCCTCACTATGTACATATGAGAAATGGAGTAAAGTTTGGACCAACTTCTCTTGTTGATGGAATGCAAAAAGACGGATTAGTTGACGCATATGATAACAATGCAATGGGAGTTGCAGCTGATTTATGCGCTTCTGAACATAAAATTTCTAGAGAAGACCAAGACAACTTTGCTATTCAATCTTATAAAAGATCTGCTAATGCTTGGGATGCTGGAAAGTTTGACTCAGAAATTGTACCTGTTGAAGTACCTCAAAGACGTGGAGATGCAATTATTGTATCTAGAGATGAAGAATATACTAATGTTAAATTAGATAAGATACCTGCACTTAATGCTGTTTTTACAAAAGAAGGAACAGTAACTGCTGCTAATGCTTCAACAATTAATGATGGTGCAGCAGCATTAGTATTAATGAGCGAAGAAAAAGCAAATGAGTTAGGTTTAAAACCTTTAGCATATATAAAATCATATGCAGATGCTGCACATGAACCTGTTTGGTTTACTACCGCACCTTCAAAAGCATTACCAATTGCACTAAAAAAAGCTAATTTATCTATTTCAGATGTTGACTTTTTTGAATTTAATGAAGCATTCTCTGTAGTAGGTTTAGCTAATGCTAAAATTTTAGGATTAGCTAATGATAAAATTAACGTAAACGGTGGAGCTGTTTCTTTAGGTCACCCTCTTGGGTGCTCTGGAGCAAGAATTATTGTAACTTTAATTAATGTTTTAGAACAAAATAATGCCAAAATTGGAGCTGCTGCTATTTGTAATGGTGGTGGTGGTGCTTCAGCAATTGTAATTGAAAAAGCATAA
- a CDS encoding restriction endonuclease subunit S, with amino-acid sequence MKSNYKRLGDYINPIKVKNVNLEATLLLGINIDKFFMPSVANVIGTDMTNYKIVKKNQFACNRMHVGRDYRIPIALSDKEEPFMVSPAYDVFEIIDTDVLLPEYLMMWFSRKEFDRNTWFYTDADVRGGLPMNAFLDLKLPIPSLEKQQEIVREYNIIQNRIALNNQLITKLEETAQAIYKHWFVDFEFPFVTSSGVEMPYKSNGGKMVWCEELEKEIPEGWEIGILGDYCTKITKGTTPKQMFTEKNDIAYVKYIKGESLKEMHLFDVDKISFIDFNTHKELNRSILEENDICYSIAGTLDKFAIVDKYILPANTNQAIAIIRVDEKKINRFYIFGLFLSNWQKEYYSFNIQQAVQANLSLETISSLPIIIPIKKVINDISMIVESIYTKKLNKDIENRKLVEIKDLLLSKLATIEK; translated from the coding sequence ATGAAGTCGAATTATAAACGCTTAGGAGATTATATTAATCCTATTAAAGTAAAAAATGTAAATCTCGAAGCAACCTTATTATTAGGTATCAATATCGATAAATTTTTCATGCCTTCAGTTGCAAATGTTATTGGAACTGATATGACTAATTATAAAATTGTTAAAAAAAATCAATTTGCCTGCAATAGAATGCACGTTGGGCGAGATTATAGAATTCCTATTGCATTGTCAGATAAAGAAGAACCATTTATGGTATCTCCTGCTTATGATGTTTTTGAAATTATTGATACAGATGTTTTGTTGCCAGAATATTTAATGATGTGGTTTTCGAGAAAAGAATTTGATAGGAATACTTGGTTTTATACTGATGCAGATGTTCGTGGTGGCTTGCCAATGAATGCATTTTTAGATTTAAAATTACCAATTCCTTCACTAGAAAAACAACAAGAAATTGTTAGAGAATACAATATCATTCAAAACCGTATTGCGCTAAATAATCAATTAATTACCAAATTAGAAGAAACTGCTCAAGCGATTTACAAGCATTGGTTTGTGGATTTTGAGTTTCCGTTTGTCACATCGAGCGGAGTCGAGATGCCTTATAAAAGTAATGGTGGGAAAATGGTTTGGTGTGAGGAGTTAGAAAAGGAGATTCCTGAGGGTTGGGAAATAGGAATTTTAGGTGATTACTGTACTAAAATTACAAAGGGTACAACACCCAAGCAAATGTTTACAGAAAAAAATGATATAGCATATGTGAAATACATCAAAGGTGAGTCACTTAAAGAAATGCATTTGTTTGATGTAGATAAAATATCTTTTATTGATTTTAATACTCATAAAGAATTGAATAGGTCAATTTTAGAAGAGAATGATATTTGTTATTCTATTGCAGGAACACTTGATAAATTTGCTATTGTAGATAAGTATATTTTGCCAGCTAACACAAATCAAGCAATTGCAATAATTAGAGTTGATGAAAAAAAAATAAATAGGTTTTATATTTTTGGTTTGTTCCTTAGTAATTGGCAAAAAGAATATTACAGTTTCAATATACAACAAGCTGTACAAGCAAATTTAAGTTTAGAAACAATATCCTCTTTACCTATTATTATTCCTATAAAGAAAGTAATAAATGATATTTCAATGATTGTCGAAAGTATATACACAAAAAAGCTAAATAAAGACATTGAGAATAGAAAACTAGTAGAAATAAAAGATTTGTTGCTTTCGAAATTAGCGACGATAGAAAAATAG